DNA sequence from the Streptomyces tsukubensis genome:
GAAGGTGCCCGTGTAGGCGGTCAGTCCGAGGACGGCCATCCGGAAGCCGATGTCCTCGAAGTTCTCACCACCGAGCGTGATGCCCATGGTGGAGGCGAGGCCCAGCGAACAGGCGACGACGACCACGGTCAGCGGGGTGTTGCGGACGACGTTGACATAGCCGGTGCCGAAGGCCCGCATCATGGGGACCGGGCCGACCCGCATACCGGCCAGCAGCGTTCCCCAGATCAGGGAACCTATTGCCGAGTAGACGGTGAGTTTGACCGTCACCCAGAACGCGTCGAGCAGGTCGTACTGCCCTGAATCGAGGAAATCGAACACGTTGACCCGCGATCTCTCCTGGTGGTTAGGTGGCGCGCGCCGCCGGCCGGTCCGGCCGGCGGCGCGTCACCGATGGCCTCAGCTCGCGTCGATCGCCGGCGCGGGCTCGCTCTTGTAGCCGGACGGACCGAAGTTGGCCTCGACGAACTTGTCCCAGGACTTGTCGGACTTCATCTTCTCCAGGGCCTTGTTGATCTTGGCCTTGAGGTCGCTGTCGCCCTTCTTGACGCCGATGCCGTACTTCTCGTCGCTCAGCTGCAGACCGGCCAGCTTGAACTTGCCCTCGTGCTCCTTCTGCGAGGCATAGCCCGCCAGGATCGCGTCGTCCGTGGTCAGCGCGTCGACCGACTTGTTCTCCAGGCCGGTCAGGCACTCGGAGTAGCCGCCCAGGGGCTGCAGATCGGCCTTGGGGGCGATCTTCTCCTTCATGTTCTGGGCGGAGGTCGACCCGGTGACGGAACAGAGCTTCTTGCTGTTGAGGTCCTCGGCCTTGGTGATGCCGGTCTCGTCCTTGCGGATCAGCAGGTCCTGGTGGGCCAGGAAGTACGGGCCGGCGAAGTCGACCTTCTCCTTGCGCTGGTCCGTGATGGAGTAGCTGGCGGCGATGAACTTGACGTCACCGTTGGCCAGCATCGTCTCGCGCTGGGCGCTCGGGGTCTGCTTCCACTCGATGTCCTTGGCCTCGTAGCCCAGTTCCTTGGCCACGTAGGTCGCGACGTCGACGTCGAAGCCGGTGTACTTGCCGTCCTGGGTCTTCAGGCCGATACCGGGCTGGTCGAACTTGATCCCGATGGTGATCTTCTTGCCGCCGCTGCCCGAGTCTCCGTCGCCGCACGCGGTCGCGGCCAGCGAGAGGGTCAGAACGGTGGCAATGGCCGCGGATACCTTGCGGAGCTTCATGTGAACATCCCTTGCGTCGTGGGTCGCCGTTGCGTG
Encoded proteins:
- a CDS encoding glutamate ABC transporter substrate-binding protein, which produces MKLRKVSAAIATVLTLSLAATACGDGDSGSGGKKITIGIKFDQPGIGLKTQDGKYTGFDVDVATYVAKELGYEAKDIEWKQTPSAQRETMLANGDVKFIAASYSITDQRKEKVDFAGPYFLAHQDLLIRKDETGITKAEDLNSKKLCSVTGSTSAQNMKEKIAPKADLQPLGGYSECLTGLENKSVDALTTDDAILAGYASQKEHEGKFKLAGLQLSDEKYGIGVKKGDSDLKAKINKALEKMKSDKSWDKFVEANFGPSGYKSEPAPAIDAS